A DNA window from Bacteroidota bacterium contains the following coding sequences:
- a CDS encoding UDP-glucose/GDP-mannose dehydrogenase family protein has translation MNIAIVGTGYVGLVSGTCFAEMGYDVVCVDIDERKVESLSNGNITIFEPGLEVFFERNLREGRLRFTTELLEAVKHAEIIFLALPTPPSEDGSADLSYVLGVAGNIADLLIADPALGYRVIVNKSTVPVGTADKVSNIMAKAGLTPGKHFDVVSNPEFLREGVAVDDFMKPERVVIGASSERAADLMKLLYEPFVRQGNPILAMDERSAEMTKYAANSFLATKITFMNEVANLCERVGANVDNVRVGIGLDSRIGKLFLYPGIGFGGSCFPKDVKALKQTADQYSYDFAILNAVLNVNDAQRRILVDRILEQYDGDVSGKKFAVWGLAFKPNTDDVREAPSHVIIEELIERGASITAFDPEAIETTKDVLGDKLGYAEDRYSLLHDADALIICTEWHEFRRPDFKKMHSLMKAPVVFDGRNLFKPERMAELGFEYYSIGRPHYPADASDAVLTDGSNVNHS, from the coding sequence ATGAATATTGCCATTGTTGGAACTGGATATGTAGGCCTTGTTTCTGGTACCTGTTTCGCTGAGATGGGGTATGATGTTGTTTGTGTAGATATTGATGAGCGAAAAGTCGAAAGTTTGTCAAATGGCAACATCACCATTTTTGAACCAGGGCTCGAAGTCTTTTTTGAACGCAATTTGCGTGAAGGACGCCTCCGCTTCACAACTGAGCTGCTTGAGGCAGTTAAACACGCTGAGATCATCTTCCTGGCACTCCCTACACCGCCTTCTGAAGATGGATCAGCAGACCTGTCCTATGTACTCGGCGTTGCCGGCAACATTGCCGATCTCCTGATCGCTGACCCTGCACTCGGATATCGGGTGATTGTTAACAAAAGCACAGTACCTGTTGGGACTGCTGACAAAGTTAGCAACATCATGGCCAAAGCCGGCCTCACCCCAGGCAAACACTTTGATGTAGTTTCCAATCCGGAATTCTTGCGTGAAGGCGTTGCAGTAGACGACTTCATGAAGCCTGAGCGCGTAGTAATCGGCGCATCAAGCGAACGCGCAGCTGACCTGATGAAGCTGCTTTACGAACCTTTTGTACGCCAGGGCAACCCGATCCTGGCCATGGATGAGCGTTCAGCAGAAATGACCAAGTATGCTGCGAACTCTTTCCTCGCAACAAAAATCACGTTCATGAACGAGGTAGCCAACCTCTGTGAACGGGTGGGTGCAAACGTTGACAACGTGCGCGTGGGCATTGGTCTCGACAGCCGCATCGGAAAATTATTCCTCTACCCAGGCATCGGTTTTGGTGGTAGCTGTTTCCCAAAAGACGTAAAAGCACTCAAGCAGACAGCTGATCAGTACAGCTACGATTTTGCCATTTTGAACGCTGTACTCAATGTTAACGATGCACAGCGCCGAATTTTGGTAGACAGAATTCTGGAGCAATATGACGGTGATGTCTCCGGCAAGAAGTTTGCCGTATGGGGCTTGGCTTTCAAACCCAATACGGACGACGTGCGTGAGGCACCGTCTCATGTCATCATTGAAGAATTGATCGAGCGTGGCGCTTCCATTACGGCATTTGACCCGGAAGCCATCGAGACAACGAAGGATGTATTGGGTGACAAACTGGGATATGCTGAAGATCGGTACTCCCTGCTTCACGATGCTGATGCATTGATCATCTGTACTGAGTGGCACGAATTCCGCCGGCCAGATTTCAAAAAAATGCACAGCCTGATGAAGGCTCCCGTTGTATTTGACGGACGTAACCTGTTCAAGCCAGAAAGAATGGCTGAACTTGGATTTGAATATTATTCCATTGGCCGGCCGCATTACCCTGCTGATGCGTCTGATGCAGTACTAACAGACGGTAGCAACGTAAATCATTCTTAA
- the wbaP gene encoding undecaprenyl-phosphate galactose phosphotransferase WbaP — protein sequence MELVEVLSERSFFDRLPRSGERLVSYWKHRFQNVIVLAAGDMLAIVFAFLVAGSIRFFWQGALLIPEWAWYLIPAWWVGASITQLLPSWGLGPVEELRRTTLLLIVVFAGAAVVLFISKMSESVSRITLTLSFLVSVVSVPFMRWLVKRTLISFNQWGLPTVIYGGGDFAEQVVGFLQEEKGLGYNPIGIFDDDPNSWNTDLLNVPIEGGTNLVTPEASVAILTMPSMSSTRAAELLEGPLSYYRSVLIIPNMFDTPSLWVKPRDLNGILGLEITSNLINPFSRLAKLIFDYLLVLLSVPFWFPICAVLYILIKLEDGGDPFFRQERVGRGGQKFKTYKFRTMVPNAEDVLRKKLEEDEEMRQEWETFYKLRNDPRITKIGKILRRLSLDELPQLINVLRGEMSLVGPRPLPQYHSNELPRRVRELRERVRPGITGLWQVSGRSDSGNEGMEQWDPYYVRNWSLWLDAVILIRTITAVVKGSGAY from the coding sequence ATGGAACTTGTAGAGGTACTTTCCGAGCGGTCGTTCTTCGACCGACTTCCTCGATCAGGAGAAAGGCTTGTATCATATTGGAAACACCGATTCCAGAATGTCATCGTCTTAGCGGCAGGCGACATGCTGGCTATTGTGTTTGCTTTTCTTGTAGCCGGTTCTATTCGTTTTTTCTGGCAAGGCGCGCTGCTTATTCCCGAATGGGCCTGGTATCTCATTCCAGCCTGGTGGGTTGGCGCATCTATCACCCAATTACTGCCTAGCTGGGGCCTTGGGCCCGTGGAAGAACTCAGGCGCACCACCCTGTTGCTTATCGTGGTGTTTGCAGGTGCTGCTGTTGTGCTCTTTATCAGTAAAATGTCAGAGTCAGTAAGCCGTATCACCCTTACCCTGTCCTTTTTGGTCAGTGTTGTATCGGTGCCATTTATGCGGTGGCTCGTAAAACGAACCCTTATTTCTTTCAACCAGTGGGGCCTACCCACGGTTATTTACGGTGGTGGCGATTTTGCCGAACAGGTTGTTGGCTTCCTGCAGGAAGAAAAAGGCCTGGGTTACAATCCGATTGGCATCTTTGATGATGACCCCAATTCCTGGAATACTGACCTCTTAAATGTACCCATTGAAGGCGGTACCAACCTCGTCACACCGGAAGCCTCCGTTGCTATCCTGACCATGCCAAGCATGAGCAGTACACGCGCTGCTGAGCTCCTGGAAGGTCCGTTGTCGTATTACCGGTCTGTGCTCATCATACCGAACATGTTCGACACGCCGTCGCTGTGGGTAAAGCCACGTGACCTCAATGGCATACTCGGTCTTGAAATCACGTCGAACCTGATCAACCCGTTTTCGCGGCTGGCCAAACTAATTTTCGACTACCTGCTTGTGTTGTTGAGCGTACCGTTTTGGTTTCCCATCTGCGCAGTGCTTTATATCCTCATCAAGCTTGAAGATGGCGGCGATCCGTTTTTCAGACAAGAACGCGTTGGGCGCGGCGGCCAGAAATTCAAAACCTATAAATTCCGCACCATGGTACCCAACGCGGAGGATGTCCTTCGCAAGAAGCTGGAAGAAGACGAAGAAATGCGCCAGGAGTGGGAGACGTTTTATAAGCTGCGTAACGATCCGCGCATCACGAAGATCGGCAAGATCTTGCGCCGGCTTAGCCTTGACGAGTTACCACAGCTCATCAACGTATTACGCGGCGAGATGTCACTTGTAGGCCCTCGACCTCTGCCACAGTACCACAGCAACGAATTGCCACGCCGTGTCCGGGAATTGCGCGAACGCGTACGACCAGGCATTACAGGCCTATGGCAGGTCTCTGGCCGCAGTGACTCCGGCAATGAAGGCATGGAGCAATGGGATCCCTATTACGTGCGCAACTGGTCGCTCTGGCTTGATGCCGTGATTCTGATCCGCACCATCACAGCTGTAGTCAAAGGCTCAGGCGCTTACTAA
- a CDS encoding response regulator, with protein MTEPAKNPITLRFQDEALEQAFWADYVEKSRRSIEIGLVAGLIVYGVIFGIMDWVQATNALWQIWVLRGTVCLIGIGALIYNRTAVYPQNLHGIVSVIIFVAGLGLIAMILLDHSPDAYLDGPVLLILPAYVLFRLRFIHASIIGVILFLLYCVAIYFVEGMRATDLLASAIFLFAANLIGMFAGYALEAYARQAYWQTRVIDEERAAKASLLEVKNRFFANISHEIRTPLTLILGPVDDLIQAPATSLPAPVLQVLRAVRRSGDRLLSFINQLLDLSRAESEQLPMQLHQGDLVEFLEQVMQSFQPYAQAEHVAVTFIPETGATPFVSDFEKLEVIVSNLVSNAIKYTPSGGAVHVALIQHGAWGIELAVKDNGPGIAADALPHIFDRFYRVAEGHVRQKAGLGLGLALTRVMVEQLNGRIDVVSTVGVGTTFNVRLPKLDVAPESLPRLNLSRAAPDTAVPEEIVPAVIEGQPTVLVVDDDPEVRGYLTECLETYTIFEASNGEEAVALVTRHMPDLIVSDLMMPVMDGKALVNHLRAQPMLSHIPFIMLTADNDNAVRLESLDYGVDDFLTKPFNSRELQLRVRNMLAARQRMQLDNQAHLFMTPAREDIQSAEHVFLEKLRSAIDANLQDEHFNADALADALGVSTRQLQRKSKALTNETPTALIRIMRLKKAGHLIADKYGTIAEVAYAVGFNNPAYFTKCFREHFGVAPSNWQSEEGDGN; from the coding sequence ATGACTGAACCTGCTAAAAACCCGATAACATTGCGTTTTCAAGACGAGGCGCTTGAGCAAGCGTTTTGGGCGGATTACGTTGAAAAGTCGCGGCGTTCTATTGAGATAGGACTCGTTGCCGGCCTTATCGTATATGGTGTTATTTTCGGGATCATGGATTGGGTTCAGGCAACCAATGCGCTGTGGCAAATCTGGGTGCTGCGTGGTACGGTTTGTTTGATAGGGATAGGCGCGTTAATCTACAACCGCACCGCAGTATATCCGCAGAACCTGCACGGCATTGTCAGTGTCATCATCTTTGTTGCCGGCCTTGGACTTATCGCCATGATCCTCCTTGATCATTCGCCGGATGCCTACCTGGATGGCCCGGTGTTATTGATCTTGCCTGCGTATGTGCTTTTCCGTCTTCGGTTTATCCATGCCTCAATTATTGGCGTGATACTTTTCTTACTTTATTGCGTTGCCATCTATTTTGTTGAAGGGATGCGCGCAACAGATTTGCTGGCCAGCGCTATTTTTCTTTTTGCTGCGAACCTTATCGGCATGTTTGCCGGCTATGCCCTTGAGGCTTATGCGCGACAGGCGTACTGGCAGACCCGTGTTATCGACGAGGAACGCGCAGCCAAAGCCTCTTTGCTAGAGGTGAAGAACCGGTTCTTTGCCAACATTTCCCACGAAATACGTACGCCGCTTACACTCATTCTTGGGCCGGTTGACGACTTGATTCAGGCACCAGCTACAAGCCTGCCCGCACCAGTGTTGCAGGTACTCAGGGCAGTCCGACGGAGCGGGGACAGGCTACTCTCGTTTATTAATCAGTTGTTGGATTTGTCCCGCGCTGAGAGCGAACAGCTACCCATGCAGTTGCATCAAGGTGATCTTGTTGAATTTCTGGAGCAAGTGATGCAATCATTCCAGCCTTATGCTCAGGCCGAACATGTAGCTGTTACTTTTATTCCTGAAACTGGCGCGACGCCTTTTGTCAGCGATTTTGAGAAGCTGGAAGTGATTGTGTCGAATCTCGTGTCGAATGCCATAAAGTACACACCATCAGGGGGAGCTGTCCATGTAGCGTTAATACAGCATGGGGCATGGGGCATTGAGCTAGCTGTAAAAGATAATGGGCCGGGGATCGCTGCAGATGCCTTGCCGCACATTTTTGATCGGTTCTACCGGGTGGCAGAAGGGCACGTGCGCCAGAAAGCCGGCCTCGGACTTGGGCTTGCCCTGACCCGCGTCATGGTTGAGCAATTGAACGGTCGAATCGATGTCGTCAGCACCGTTGGAGTAGGCACAACGTTTAACGTGCGTTTGCCGAAGCTTGATGTAGCCCCGGAATCGTTGCCTCGACTGAATCTGTCCCGTGCAGCACCCGATACGGCTGTCCCGGAGGAAATTGTGCCGGCGGTCATTGAGGGGCAACCTACAGTTCTGGTTGTTGATGATGACCCGGAAGTGCGTGGCTATCTGACCGAGTGCCTTGAGACGTATACCATCTTTGAAGCATCAAACGGAGAAGAAGCGGTAGCCCTGGTTACACGCCATATGCCGGATCTGATCGTCAGTGATCTCATGATGCCGGTGATGGATGGGAAGGCGCTTGTGAATCACCTTCGCGCGCAACCCATGCTAAGCCACATTCCGTTTATCATGCTGACGGCAGACAATGACAACGCCGTGCGCCTTGAGAGCCTCGATTATGGTGTTGACGACTTTCTTACCAAGCCTTTTAATAGCAGAGAGCTGCAACTCCGCGTGCGCAATATGCTTGCTGCCCGTCAACGAATGCAATTGGACAATCAAGCGCATCTGTTTATGACGCCGGCCCGTGAAGATATACAATCAGCTGAACACGTTTTTCTGGAAAAGCTGCGCAGTGCAATCGATGCAAACCTTCAAGATGAACATTTTAATGCGGATGCATTGGCAGATGCGCTGGGCGTGAGTACGCGCCAATTACAGCGAAAAAGCAAAGCGTTAACCAATGAAACGCCTACAGCCTTGATCCGCATTATGCGGCTGAAGAAAGCCGGCCACCTGATTGCTGACAAATACGGTACAATAGCCGAAGTAGCTTATGCGGTGGGGTTTAACAATCCAGCTTACTTTACGAAGTGTTTTCGGGAGCACTTTGGTGTGGCGCCCAGCAACTGGCAGTCGGAAGAGGGAGATGGAAATTGA
- a CDS encoding UDP-glucuronic acid decarboxylase family protein, producing the protein MKRTLVTGGAGFLGSHLCDRFINEGHEVICVDNFITGRPDNIAHLIGNPNFSFIEHDVTNFIYVEGPLDYILHFASPASPIDYLKYPIQTLKVGALGTHKALGLAKAKKARFLLASTSEVYGDPLVHPQSEEYWGNVNPIGMRGVYDEAKRFAEAMTMAYHRYHDVETRLIRIFNTYGPRMRLDDGRALPTFMKQALEGEPITVFGDGSQTRSFCYVADLVDGIYRLLMSDEVEPVNIGNPDEISILDFAREVVELTGSHSEIIFKDLPADDPKVRQPDISKAKSKLQWSPQVDRKEGLRRTLAFFQNEEVALTSA; encoded by the coding sequence ATGAAACGAACTTTGGTTACAGGCGGCGCCGGATTCCTCGGATCACATCTATGTGATCGCTTCATTAATGAAGGACACGAGGTCATTTGCGTCGACAACTTTATTACTGGCCGCCCCGACAACATTGCCCATTTAATTGGCAATCCAAACTTTTCTTTTATCGAGCATGATGTGACCAACTTCATTTATGTGGAAGGTCCGCTCGATTACATATTGCACTTTGCCAGCCCGGCCTCCCCTATTGACTACCTGAAGTATCCAATCCAGACACTGAAGGTAGGTGCGCTCGGTACACACAAGGCCCTTGGCCTTGCAAAAGCCAAAAAAGCGCGCTTCTTGCTTGCATCAACAAGCGAAGTATACGGAGACCCGCTGGTACACCCGCAGTCAGAAGAGTACTGGGGCAACGTGAATCCCATTGGGATGCGCGGGGTGTATGATGAAGCAAAACGTTTTGCTGAAGCGATGACGATGGCGTATCACCGCTATCATGATGTTGAAACACGCCTCATTCGCATCTTCAACACGTATGGCCCGCGAATGCGCCTCGATGATGGCCGGGCATTGCCTACCTTCATGAAGCAGGCCCTTGAAGGCGAGCCTATCACTGTATTTGGAGATGGCAGCCAGACGCGTTCTTTCTGCTACGTTGCAGACCTCGTTGACGGTATTTACCGCTTGCTGATGAGCGATGAAGTTGAGCCGGTGAACATTGGCAATCCCGACGAGATCTCTATTCTCGACTTTGCACGCGAAGTTGTAGAGCTCACAGGAAGCCACAGCGAAATCATCTTCAAAGATTTGCCAGCAGACGATCCCAAGGTACGCCAGCCGGATATCAGCAAAGCAAAAAGCAAGCTCCAGTGGTCACCGCAGGTGGACCGCAAAGAAGGGCTGCGACGCACGCTTGCGTTCTTCCAGAATGAAGAAGTAGCGCTTACATCCGCTTAG
- a CDS encoding bifunctional sulfate adenylyltransferase/adenylylsulfate kinase — protein sequence MSTQTLIEPHGGELCELLLTGDELAKATKEAINYPSITLSARQLCDIELLLSGGFSPLKGFMSQADYDSVLDNMRLADGSLWPMPITLDVDEETAGNHSAGEKIALRDNTGLLVAIITVSDIWSPDKANEAEKAFGTQDKAHPAVAYLFDQAGSHYIGGSIEGISMPIHYDFLDLRKTPAQLRAEFEANNADRVVAFQTRNPMHRAHKELTDRAAAGIGGSLLIHPVVGMTKPGDIDYFTRVRCYKKLIEHYPEGRAMLSLLPLAMRMAGPREALWHAIIRKNHGCTHLVVGRDHAGPGNDSNGDPIYGPYDAQELVTKYQEELGIEMVPFRLMVYAPAIDGYKPIDEVEEGEETLNISGTELRRRLAAGEEIPDWFSYAEVVAELRKTHPPKNRQGVTVFFTGLSGSGKSTIANALMTKLLEVTSRPVTLLDGDVVRTHLSKGLGFSAEDRSINVQRIGYVASEITKHRGIAICAPIAPYYADRKVNEDLINSFGGYIEVFVDAPLAVVEERDTKGLYAKARAGLIKGFTGIDDPYEAPENADVVCKTADETIEESALKVLNKLFELGYLEK from the coding sequence ATGAGTACCCAAACATTAATTGAACCTCATGGCGGTGAGCTTTGTGAGTTGCTTCTTACAGGTGATGAATTAGCAAAAGCAACAAAAGAAGCAATTAACTACCCTTCTATCACACTTTCAGCTCGTCAACTTTGTGACATTGAATTGCTCTTATCTGGCGGTTTCTCTCCGTTAAAAGGGTTTATGTCTCAGGCCGACTACGACAGCGTGCTGGATAACATGCGTCTTGCAGACGGCAGCCTCTGGCCAATGCCGATCACACTCGACGTTGACGAAGAAACAGCCGGCAACCACAGCGCGGGCGAAAAAATTGCCCTTCGCGACAACACCGGTCTGCTTGTAGCAATTATCACTGTTTCTGACATCTGGTCTCCTGACAAAGCCAACGAAGCTGAAAAAGCATTTGGCACGCAGGACAAAGCACATCCAGCTGTTGCTTACCTGTTCGACCAGGCTGGCAGCCACTACATCGGTGGATCTATCGAAGGCATCTCTATGCCAATCCACTATGACTTTCTCGACTTGCGTAAAACGCCGGCACAGCTTCGCGCTGAGTTTGAAGCCAACAATGCAGATCGCGTAGTTGCTTTCCAGACGCGTAACCCAATGCACCGGGCGCACAAAGAGCTTACCGACCGCGCCGCAGCCGGTATCGGTGGCAGCCTGTTGATTCACCCTGTTGTTGGCATGACCAAACCAGGCGACATCGACTACTTTACACGCGTTCGTTGCTACAAAAAATTGATCGAGCACTATCCGGAAGGACGTGCAATGCTGAGCCTCCTTCCACTGGCCATGCGCATGGCTGGTCCTCGTGAAGCGCTCTGGCATGCTATCATCCGTAAAAACCACGGGTGTACACACCTCGTTGTAGGTCGCGACCACGCTGGCCCAGGCAACGACAGCAACGGCGATCCAATCTACGGACCGTACGACGCACAGGAACTGGTTACCAAATACCAGGAAGAACTGGGCATCGAAATGGTACCATTCCGCCTCATGGTTTACGCACCAGCAATCGATGGCTACAAGCCAATTGACGAAGTGGAAGAAGGCGAAGAAACGCTGAACATCTCTGGTACAGAGCTGCGTCGTCGTCTCGCCGCGGGCGAAGAGATTCCTGATTGGTTCTCATACGCAGAGGTTGTGGCTGAGCTGCGCAAAACGCATCCGCCGAAAAACCGCCAGGGCGTTACGGTATTCTTCACCGGACTCTCAGGCTCCGGCAAGTCTACCATTGCGAACGCTTTGATGACAAAACTGCTTGAAGTAACAAGCCGGCCTGTTACGCTGCTTGACGGCGACGTGGTTCGTACGCATCTGAGCAAAGGCCTCGGCTTCTCAGCTGAAGACCGCTCAATCAACGTACAGCGTATCGGCTATGTAGCCAGCGAAATCACAAAACACCGTGGTATCGCCATCTGTGCACCGATTGCGCCATACTATGCAGACCGCAAGGTGAACGAAGATCTCATCAACAGCTTCGGCGGTTACATTGAGGTATTTGTTGACGCACCATTGGCAGTTGTTGAAGAACGCGACACAAAAGGACTGTACGCCAAAGCACGCGCCGGCCTGATCAAAGGCTTTACGGGCATTGACGATCCTTATGAAGCGCCTGAAAATGCCGATGTTGTTTGCAAGACCGCTGATGAAACAATTGAGGAGAGTGCGCTTAAAGTGCTCAACAAGCTCTTTGAACTCGGCTACCTGGAGAAATAA
- a CDS encoding histidinol-phosphatase: MQQIIAPPLSISPFYWFFGNGIALLLMPLFFLACTEGPGLETASEQTEANWYKGNLHTHTLWSDGDDYPEMVIRWYRDHGYHFLALSDHNILSEGERWIPIAHNSGGQAAFERYKATFGAGWVEERVLRDTAWVRLKTFDEYRRLFEVADSFLMIRSEEITDGFNGKPIHVNATNIREYIAPQGGESVRDVMQRNVDAVLAQRDSLDVPMFPHINHPNFGWAVTAEDLAALEGEQFFEVYNGHPLVRNYGVAPRPGMERMWDIILTRRLLHGRPLMYGIAVDDSHHYHEIGTFKSNTGRAWVMVRAPALSAEAIINAMEAGSFYGSTGITLQELVVDAEGISLTIDAASGVSYQTAFIGTEVAHDTTSSAQSVDGEVISRRYSDSVGKTLAIVDGASASYTFTGDELYVRARITSTKPKENPYQAGETEMAWIQPVVVK; encoded by the coding sequence ATGCAACAAATTATAGCGCCACCCTTGTCCATCAGCCCTTTTTACTGGTTCTTTGGCAATGGGATAGCATTATTGTTGATGCCCTTGTTTTTTTTGGCTTGCACAGAAGGGCCTGGTTTAGAAACAGCGTCAGAGCAGACAGAAGCAAACTGGTACAAAGGAAATCTACACACACATACGCTCTGGAGCGATGGTGATGATTATCCAGAGATGGTTATTAGATGGTACCGCGACCACGGTTACCATTTTCTGGCACTATCTGACCACAATATCCTTTCAGAGGGGGAACGCTGGATCCCTATTGCGCACAACAGTGGAGGGCAGGCTGCTTTTGAAAGATATAAGGCGACCTTTGGGGCAGGCTGGGTGGAAGAACGCGTGTTACGCGATACCGCCTGGGTACGGTTGAAAACATTTGATGAGTATAGGCGCTTGTTTGAAGTAGCGGACTCTTTCTTGATGATTCGCTCTGAAGAGATCACCGATGGTTTCAATGGCAAACCCATTCATGTCAACGCTACAAATATACGGGAGTATATTGCGCCGCAGGGCGGGGAGAGTGTGCGGGACGTTATGCAACGGAATGTTGATGCTGTGCTGGCGCAACGGGATAGCCTGGACGTGCCAATGTTTCCCCACATCAATCATCCAAACTTTGGATGGGCGGTGACTGCAGAAGACCTGGCGGCACTGGAAGGCGAGCAATTTTTTGAGGTGTATAATGGGCACCCACTGGTTAGGAATTATGGTGTGGCGCCGCGCCCGGGTATGGAGCGCATGTGGGATATTATTCTGACAAGACGCTTGCTTCACGGGCGGCCTTTAATGTATGGCATTGCCGTGGACGACAGCCACCACTACCATGAAATAGGGACGTTCAAAAGCAATACGGGCCGTGCCTGGGTGATGGTGAGAGCTCCTGCATTATCTGCTGAAGCTATCATCAACGCGATGGAGGCCGGCAGTTTCTACGGATCTACCGGTATTACGCTGCAAGAATTGGTTGTAGATGCAGAAGGTATTTCGCTGACAATAGATGCAGCGTCAGGTGTGTCATATCAGACAGCATTCATCGGTACGGAGGTAGCGCATGATACCACAAGCAGTGCGCAGTCAGTAGATGGAGAGGTTATCTCCCGGAGATATAGCGATTCGGTTGGGAAGACGCTCGCCATTGTGGATGGGGCATCAGCCAGCTATACGTTTACTGGAGATGAGTTGTACGTTCGTGCGCGCATCACATCGACAAAACCAAAAGAGAATCCCTACCAGGCCGGCGAAACCGAAATGGCCTGGATACAGCCAGTGGTTGTTAAGTAG
- a CDS encoding Gfo/Idh/MocA family oxidoreductase: MLNWGILGTARINRSLIPPLRLSFRNQLLAVASRDAGKAAAYAAERDIPRSYGSYEALLADEDIQVIYIPLPNKLHAEWAIKAAQAGKHVLCEKPLALTVEEVDRMEKAAADAGTILMEAFMYRFHARTQQVKAMVDEGLIGDLHHIKGGFTFALNREGDVRWDNKLGGGSLWDVGCYPLNFARFITGQEPEKVFGHQVSGASGVDISFAAHLQFPGDITAQFDSGFRTQFRMYTEVAGSKGSIHLPMAFKPGLRSYIHLTRGNTKERIAVDGNMLYLDEVEEITNCVLEDRQPALSLAESRGNIAAIQALYDSASSGQVVTL; encoded by the coding sequence ATGTTAAACTGGGGCATTCTCGGTACCGCACGCATCAACCGATCACTTATTCCCCCACTTAGACTTTCCTTCCGCAACCAGTTGCTCGCAGTTGCAAGTCGAGATGCAGGAAAGGCAGCTGCCTACGCAGCAGAACGTGATATTCCCCGGTCATACGGCAGCTATGAAGCTTTGCTTGCCGACGAGGACATCCAGGTTATATACATCCCCCTCCCCAACAAGCTGCATGCTGAATGGGCGATTAAGGCTGCACAGGCCGGAAAACATGTACTGTGTGAGAAACCGCTGGCGCTCACGGTCGAAGAAGTTGACCGCATGGAAAAAGCTGCTGCAGATGCCGGCACCATACTCATGGAGGCCTTCATGTATCGCTTCCACGCGCGCACCCAGCAGGTTAAAGCCATGGTAGATGAGGGTCTTATTGGCGACCTTCATCATATCAAGGGCGGGTTCACCTTTGCCCTTAATCGGGAAGGTGATGTCCGGTGGGACAATAAACTCGGTGGTGGCAGCCTCTGGGATGTTGGGTGTTACCCGCTCAACTTCGCCCGTTTCATAACCGGGCAGGAGCCCGAAAAAGTATTTGGTCACCAGGTTAGCGGCGCATCGGGTGTAGATATTTCTTTTGCGGCGCACCTGCAATTTCCGGGCGACATCACAGCACAATTCGACTCAGGCTTCAGGACACAGTTCAGGATGTATACCGAGGTTGCGGGAAGCAAGGGAAGCATCCACCTTCCCATGGCTTTCAAACCAGGCCTGCGAAGCTACATCCATCTGACCAGAGGCAATACAAAAGAGCGCATTGCTGTAGATGGTAACATGCTGTACCTGGATGAGGTGGAAGAAATTACCAACTGCGTATTAGAGGATCGCCAGCCGGCGTTGTCGCTTGCAGAAAGCCGCGGCAACATAGCAGCTATCCAGGCTTTGTATGATTCAGCAAGTAGTGGCCAGGTTGTGACGCTGTAA